Proteins from a genomic interval of Lysobacter arenosi:
- a CDS encoding DUF6130 family protein, protein MNAFNKALAATAGGLLIAANCFAQGPTSLVVPVENEPAPRLIVGQPLPGPLATGVAYIPYRVENLRILPVGGPHSKNVSPRIGHLHITVDDLPWAWADYGRSDTIILVNLPRGEHKVLIEAVDPEGGLLTSQTVKFNSPGKPAGR, encoded by the coding sequence ATGAACGCATTCAACAAGGCGCTCGCAGCGACTGCGGGCGGGCTGCTGATCGCGGCGAACTGCTTCGCACAGGGTCCGACGTCACTGGTGGTGCCCGTCGAGAATGAGCCCGCCCCCAGGTTGATCGTGGGGCAACCACTGCCGGGACCACTCGCGACCGGCGTCGCCTACATCCCGTACCGGGTGGAGAACCTGCGCATCCTTCCTGTCGGCGGACCCCATTCTAAGAACGTCTCGCCACGAATAGGCCACCTGCACATCACCGTCGACGACCTGCCGTGGGCATGGGCGGACTACGGCCGCAGCGACACCATCATTCTGGTCAACCTGCCTCGTGGCGAACACAAAGTTCTGATCGAGGCGGTCGATCCTGAGGGTGGGCTGCTGACCTCGCAAACCGTGAAGTTCAATTCGCCGGGGAAGCCGGCCGGACGCTGA
- a CDS encoding cytochrome P460 family protein: MNRKTKLWIASAAAALAVVAGVAIGAQDKYALVSPSGVAFADFKGYEDWAVVSSAKTDVLKVIVANPIMIKAYKSGIPGNGQPFPDGAKIAKLQWKPKKSTDAPFDVDVPDVFTQAFLMEKDSKRFPKSGGWGYALFNYSAANDTMTVDPTGVSDCGHACHVKVADKNYIFHPYQKR; the protein is encoded by the coding sequence ATGAATCGCAAGACCAAACTCTGGATTGCCTCGGCAGCGGCTGCGCTTGCTGTCGTGGCAGGCGTCGCCATCGGCGCTCAAGACAAGTACGCACTCGTATCGCCCAGCGGAGTCGCGTTCGCCGACTTCAAGGGTTACGAGGACTGGGCGGTGGTGTCCTCTGCGAAGACCGATGTACTGAAAGTGATCGTCGCCAACCCGATCATGATCAAGGCGTACAAGTCCGGCATTCCGGGCAACGGCCAACCGTTCCCTGATGGGGCCAAGATCGCGAAGCTCCAGTGGAAGCCGAAGAAGAGCACCGACGCCCCGTTCGATGTCGACGTGCCGGACGTCTTCACGCAGGCCTTCCTGATGGAGAAGGACAGCAAGCGGTTTCCGAAGAGCGGCGGCTGGGGGTATGCGCTGTTCAACTACAGCGCTGCCAATGACACGATGACGGTCGATCCGACGGGCGTCTCGGATTGTGGTCATGCCTGCCATGTGAAGGTGGCCGACAAGAACTACATCTTCCATCCGTATCAGAAGCGCTGA